In the genome of Methanococcoides burtonii DSM 6242, the window ATAACGAAGGTATCCCATATAAATCTGTTTGTACATCAATTTTTATATTTCACACTAATAATTAATGATCCCAATATTTTCACGACAATTAAAAATTTGAAATAATAATTGGTTTTGAGGAATTGTTTTCTTTTTCTTCTTAAACATATCTGGATCATACCTCCATCTATGTAGATCGTTTTTCCAACTTTTCTCTAACACGTGTCTTCAATGTAAACAACTTATCACCCTTGGTATTCTGCTTCATGTAATGCAATATACCCTTAGAGAACCCTATCTTCTTCATTCAACATATCAGAGAGAATTCCGATAAACCCCTCAAACAGAAGCAATATTTATAACCTATTACAATAATTTTGTATTATGTCCTTAACAAACTTTGCTTTTAAAGAAGAGTACAAACGTCTTGAAAATCTCGGTGACAAGCTCTCTGAAATTGAATCTCTCATCGATTGGAAACCATTTCGTCCAATTATAGCAGAGATGTATATCAATAAAACAGAGTTCGGTGGCAGACCAAACGTTGATGAAATCGTCATGCTCAAAATGTTAGTATTGCAACAATGGCATGGCCTATCTGACCCTGAACTTGAAAGACAAGCTACTGATAGAATTTCCTTTAGGAAATTCTTGGGCTTTCCTGCAAAAATTCCAGATCATACTACTGTTTGGGCATTTAGAGAACGAATTTCCCAGGCAGGAAAAGAAGATGAAATCTGGAATGAAATGCAAAGACAACTTAATAAGAAAGGTCTGAAGATCAAGCAAGGTATGATTCAGGATGCAACATTTATACATGCTGATCCAGGACATGCAAATCTTGATACTCCTCGTGGAAATGAAGCAAAGACCAGAAGATGTAAGGACGGTACATGGACAAAAAAGGCATCTAAGTCACATTTTGGATATAAACTACATACCATTGAAGATACCGAATATGATCTGATAAGGAGATATAGGACAACTACTGCCTCAGTTCATGATAGTCAGGTGGATCTTTCTGAAGAAGGCGAAGTTGTTTACAGAGATAGAGGTTACTTTGGTGCAATTTCAAAAGGATATGATGCAACTATGCAAAGGGGAGTACGAGGGCACCCTATTGGTATTAGGGATAAGATGAGAAACAAAAGAATAAGCAGGAAAAGAGCAAAGGGAGAAAGACCTTATGCTGTTATCAAAAATGTGTTTACGTCAGGATTTGTAAGAGTAACAACGTTGGCAAGAGTAAATGTCAAAATGGCGATTACAGCATTCAGCTATAATCTCTATCAATTGAGGACAATAAGAAGAAAATCATTAGGATGAATAGCGGTAGCTATTCAAAAAAGTTGGAAAGTATATAAATAGATACTAGCAAACTGCTGGAAATAGAGAGAAAAGCTCAAAATTTTAGCTGGAAATATTTGCTTTGAAAAAAATCAGCAGTTAATCGCAATTCTCCAGAATTATCCCTTTTATCTCATATTCTATAAATTCTATAAATTCTACCATCCTAACATCCTACACCGAATAAATTGGTAATCATTAGTAATTCAAATTCAATCCCCACCATGTCAACATTTTAAATTTACACAAATAAAATCGAAACAAATTAAAATATCAGCTTACATTGTAAAATATATGACACAAAACAAATGCATCCCGGGCTACCCTTATGTTCGGACCTGCCCAGGCATCCGTTGCAAAAGCTGTAATGGACAGTGTGGCAGAAGGCGTGATCCCAAAGGAAGAAGCAGAGAATATACTGATCATCGTTTCAGTGTTCATCGAATGGGATGCAACAGACAAAAAAAAGATCTACGAATACAACTACGAAGCAACAACACTTGCATTAAAACGTGCTATCGACGGAACTCCTACCGTAGATAAAGCAATTGTTAAAAAGGACAGTGCAAAACATCCATTCGCTTAAATGAACACGTCCTGCGTTAGATCGCAGGACAGCCTTACTATATTCAAAAAAATAAAAAATATAGAGATCACTCTTCTGATCCCGAAACATCTTTTATAACTGAAACATTCGGGAACTTGAAACTACCACTTTCGTGTTCTGGTGAATGCTTTATCGCCAGCACACGCACAATACCAAGCACAAGTATCAGTGCTGAAAGAGCAAATATAAAATTGTGATCGAACTCTCTGGCATACATCCCCACAGCTATCTCACACATAACTATCAGTATTGTAGCATCAGTAACATAGGTCAGCTTAATTCTCTCATGTTCCATGGTAATCAACAAAAGTGTTGAACAGGTCTATCAGTATGAATATAGTGAGAACACTTGATACCATATGATTAAAACCTATATCCAGTGAAGTGAAAAGTGTCAATCTCAGATCGAATACGGTCTTGATCATCCCCACAACAAGGGTCAGCATAAGTATGTACAGGAATAACGTTGTAATTGAAGCGATTATTTTTCTAAATATTTTATTGTTGTCTATCATGATACTACTTGAAGAAGAAAAATGAAGGACCTTCTTTGACCTGAGATTAATTTCTAAATAAACAGAGATATATATTATTTATCAGTATAGAATATAGAAATGTGAGGTACATATATAGAATATATAATAAATGCTCGCTAATATCCTTTTAAAAATAGTCATAAATAATATCGCACATCATTGATAACAAGAAGAAAGGAGGGGATACCATGACTAACAACACAAAATTCACACCGGAGCACTATGAGAAGAACATACATCGGACAATACCACATTATTCCAGCTTCCAAAGGGAGATCATCGACCTTATCAGAACAACAAAACCTGATTGTGAGTTATGGCTTGACACCGGGTGTGGCACAGGATCTTTAATTGAGCTTGCAAATGAGACATTTGATGAATGCAACTTTTACCTGAACGACCCTTCCGAAGAAATGCTGTCATATGCAAAGACCAGACTTGAAAAATATGAAGCTGAAAGGTTCAAATTTACAAATTACACCACTGCAGACCTACCTTTGTCAGGTGTACCGGAATGCGATGTTGTTACAGCGATACAATCTCATCACTACCTGAACAGGGAAGAAAGAGCAAGCATCACAGCAAAATGCTACGGAATACTGAAAAAGGAAGGTATTTTCGTAACGTTCGAAAATACGGCCCCGGAGACAGAGAAAGGAATAGAGATCGTCATGGACAGATTGAGAAGATTCCAGCTCGAATGTGGAAAGGACAGTGTTGCTGTAGAAGAGAACCTGAAGCGATTTAATACCGCGTATTTCCCGATAACCATCGCTGAGCACCTTGAACTGCTAAAAGAGACCGGATTCACAACATGCGAGCTTTTCTGGACATCATACATGCAGGCAGGTTTCTATGCCATCAAATGAAAAAGCATAACAGTCCCCACCGGTAAATATATCCCAGCCTCACGGACAGCACTCACCCTTTCACTATTTTTGCCCTATCCTTTGTCAGATTCGTGAGCTTGTCTGCAAATCCATCTTCCTCACCCTTCCTCACCTTAACAGATAGTTCGACCACATCGCAATAACTCTCCCCTGTGACCTGCCCATATTCCTCAGCCAGCCTTTTGATCGAATGCATATCAGAATAATCAAAGCGAACCAACAAGTCCACCATCTCATGAACCTCAACGATTCCTGCTTCCTCAATTGCAGCAACTGCTGTTTCCCTGTAAGCCCTTGAAAGCCCGCCAAATCCCAGTTTGATGCCACCAAAATAACGTGTAACAACGACAACCGTATTGCTCAACCCCTTAAGCTCCAGCACCTTGAAAACTGGCTTCCCCGAACTGCCAGCAGGTTCTCCGTCATCATCATATTTCGCTACAAGGGCATTGTCATTCTTTATCAGATAAGCCGAAACATTGTGATTGGCATCACTGTACTGTCCTTTGAGATGATCAATAAAGGCCCTTGCCTCCGCCTCACTATCGATAGACCTCACATGACCTACGAAGGTAGAGTTCCTGAACTCTTTTCGGACAACTGCAAAAGAACCTACTGTTTTGTACAATTCAACACCATCGCAATTATGAATGGAAATAACTGCAAATATTTAGAAGGACGGGATACATACAATCGATAACTATAACAAACTATAACCAAGAATTAATTTATGATACATAAAATAGAGGGATTACATGTTATATCGTAAATTTGGCAATGCAGATGAAAAGGTCTCTATACTTGGATTTGGTTGCATGAGACTCCCTGTCATCGATGGAAAAGAAGATCAGATCGATGAAGAAGAAGCGACCAGAATGATCGAATTTGCCATTGAAAAAGGGGTCAATTATTTTGATACCGCTTACCCGTATCATGCCGGAATGAGCGAACCCTTTGTTGGAAAGGTACTTGCGAAAGGCTATCGGGACAAGGTACTCCTTGCCACAAAGCTCCCGTTATGGCTTGTACAAACAAGGGAGGATATGGACAGATTCCTTGATGATCAATTGGAGCGCCTTCAGACAGACCATATTGACTTTTACCTCATGCATGGATTTACCAGAGGATACTGGAACAAAATGAGAGAACTCGGCATGTTCGAATTTATTGAAAATGCCATATCCAGTGGAAAGATAAAATATATCGGATTCTCGTTCCACGACGACATAACGGTATTCAAAGAGATCATAGATGGCTACGACTGGGATTTCTGCATGATACAGTACAATTTCATGGATGAGGACTACCAGGCAGGAAAACAGGGCCTTCAATATGCCAAACAGAAAGGCATAGATGTAGCTATAATGGAACCATTACGGGGAGGTAATCTCGTACAGGTACCTGAAACAGTACAGCGCATATGGGACAGTGCCAAGATAAAACGCACCCCTGCGAACTGGTGTTTCCAGTATTTGTGGGACCAGCCGGAAATAAGCATAGTTCTTAGCGGAATGAGCACTTTTGAGCAGGTAGAGCAGAATATTGCCTATGCTGAAAGAGGAGAAGCAAATTCGCTTACATCCAATGACAAAGAAGTTCTCCAGAAGGTACGCAAGTTCTACAATGAGAAAATGGAAGTCAATTGTACTAACTGCAAATATTGTATGCCATGCCCAACAGGAGTGAATATCCCAGCCGCATTTACCTATCTTAACAGTGCCTCAATGTATGACAATGTTGAGAAAGCAAGTTTTCAATATGGTCTGTTCGTACCCCCCGAAGAAGCAGCCTCGAAGTGTACGGAATGTGGTCTTTGTGAAGAACATTGCCCACAGCACATTCGGATACAGGAGATGCTGAAGAGGGCAGTAACAGTTTTGGAGAATAATCGACATCCCATTAATATATAATTGCGCATATATATTAATGATACTTGGATCGAAATAGTTCTAACCATATCGTTCAACGAAAAGCAGGCTACACCAATGAAAGAAAATAATTCTTTTGCATCTATTGAAGACGTTGCAAACAAAGGGGACATAATCATCAAAAACCATTGGTATTTGAGCGTTTTAAACGTGTCGGAAACAGTAGCATAAAAGGAAGCGGACTTGGCCTTGCAATCGTAAAAAGGATAGTTGACCTGCATAAAGGAAAAGTTGGTGTGGAAGATAATCCTGAAGGACAAGGCAGTGTTTTCTGGGTCACATTGAAAAAAGCATAAATAATTATTAGGACATAGTAAAGGTATAGAAAAATGGGAGGAATCAAATGGAAGAATTCACAACAGAAGAACTTGCAAAATACAACGGCAAAGATGGAGAAAAATGCTATTTTGCATATAAGGGGAAAGTCTATGATGTAACTGAAAGCATGCTATGGGAGGACGGTGACCATCAGGGAATGCATGAAGGAGGAATTGACCTTACAGCTGATCACGAAGATGCACCTCATGATGACGATGTGCTGGAAGATTTCCCAGTAGTGGGAACTTTGAAGGCCTGAAGCCTTCATTTTTTCGAGGCTTTGGTAGCCTCATTTAACTTTTTACCTTATGATAAGCTCAAGAGTAAACAGCTTTTTTTAGATTTTTGTGTCCGAAATGTACATCCCGTGCCACAATAAATACACAATGCGGCAAATTATTCCCATTTAATGGAAAGATATATAAACATATTTTCTGACTTGAACACATGAAAAAATATATTGTGAAATGTCCCGGATGCGGAGAAGTTCGTGATCAATACGCATTACACTGTCCTGATGATGATGCTTTACCACGTACCGAATACTTCAAAAAACAGATCGTGCCAGCGGATATGCCGGGAATGTGGAGATATTACGACTGGCTGCCTGTGAACGGCATAATCGAGAAAGGATCCGGCAGACCTGTGACCTACAAAAGTGAAGGGTTTGCAAAAGAACTGAGATTAAGCGATCTGAATATAACTTTCAATGGATACTGGCCTGAAAATGAAGGTTTCATAAGAACATGCAGTTTTAAAGACCTTGAATCGTTCCCGACCATGCAGCGCCTTTTGGAAAACAATGAAAGGAGGGTGCTTGTTGTGGCATCTGCAGGCAATACTGCAAGGGCATTCGCCCATGTAGCATCAATTACAGGATATCCGTTATTGCTCATAGTTCCAAAGAACAGCACCCATAGGCTCTGGACAACTGAAGAGGACACATCTTCGGTCTGTACGGTAACGGTAGATGGTGACTACTACCAGGCCATCGCAATGGCGGAAAAGATAGCAGCAAGGGATGGTTTTGTCAGCGAAGGCGGAGCACGCAACGTTGCCAGACGTGATGGAATGGGAACCGTGATGCTTGATGCAGTCCTCACGACAAAGAGCCTCCCACAGCATTATTTCCAGGCCGTCGGAAGCGGTACTGGCGGAATATCCGCATGGGAAGCAGCCATGAGGCTCATAGAGGATGGTCGTTTCGGCAATAATATGCCACGCCTTCATCTTGCACAAAACCTTCCATGTGCACCGCTTTATTCAACATGGACCGGGGAACAGACCAATGGGAACTGTCCGGAAGAGATGTACGATGATGTGCTTTTCAACAGAAAACCACCATACTTAGCCACCGGTGGCGTGAAAGATGCCCTTGATGACACTAATGGGATCATCTACGGAATAACGAACAAAGAAGCTGACGAAGCAAGAAAGATCTTTGAAGAGAACGAAGGCATTGACATATTACCTGCTCCTGCAATTGCCTGTGCGGCCATTATGAAAGCTTTGGAAAAAGGCGAGATAAAGGCTGATGAAAATATTGTTCTGAACATTACAGGAGGAGGGCAGAAACGTCTGGAAGAGGAATTACCAACCCGACAGTTGAGTGTTGATCTTGCACTATCCCCAGATGATAAGGACGCAGAGAACAAGATATTGGAAAAGGTCGCTGAACTTTTAAAGAACGGAGGTTATTGAATGAACGATACCATCAAACTGACCATCATGGGCGGCATTGATAAAGCAGGGATCGAAGAACCTGTAAAGCTCGTTGAAATGAACCCCGGAGATATTCTGGGAATAGTCGGACCTACAGGGTCCGGAAAGAGCACTCTTATCGATGACATTGAGCAGCTCGCACAGGGTGATACTCCGACACAGCGCAGGATATTGATAAATGATACCGAGCCTGAGATGGGGCTTAGGGTAGACCCACGCCGGAAACTGATAGCACAGCTTTCCCAGAACATGCATTTCCTTGCTGATATGACCGTTTCGGAATTTCTCCAGATGCATGCCCGGAGTCGTGGAAAGGACCCGGAACTCATGCATCGTGTCATCGAACTGGCAAACCGCCTAACAGGAGAGCCAATACATGAAGATGAGCAGCTTACGGTCTTAAGCGGAGGTCAATCCCGCTCCCTTATGACAGCGGATATTGCGGTCATAAGTGATTCACCCATCGTGCTTATCGATGAGATTGAGAATGCGGGAATAAAGAAGCAGGAAGCACTGAGCTTACTATCCGGTGAAGGAAAGATAGTCGTGGTAGTGACACATGATCCGGTACTTGCACTGATGGCATCCCGCAGGATAGTCATCAGAAATGGCGGAATGTGTGATATCATAACCACAAGTGCTGAAGAAAAAGAGATGTGTAACCGTGTTTCAGAGGTAGATGACTGGCTGATGGACCTGCGTGAGATCATACGGCGCGGAGACCTGGTGGAAGGTGTGGCATGAAACTTGTAGTGGTTGCAGGAACCCCGGGTTCCGGAAAAACGTCAGTATTACTGCATACAATAAAGGCATTGATAAGAAGGGAAAACAAGCCGGCTGTTGTCAAGGTGGATTGTCTCTGGACAGATGACGATAAAAGATTTGGAAGGCTCGGAGTTCCCATACGTGTAGGCCTTGCAAAGGATATGTGTCCTGACCATTTTACCATATATAACACCGAGCCAATGATAGAATGGGCTGAAAGAGAAGGTGCAAATGTGTTGCTCAACGAGACTGCTGGATTGTGCCTGAGGTGTGCACCATATCCAGACTCCTGTCTTGCTGTCTGCGTGATCGATGTTACCACCGGGCCGAACACGCCTTTAAAAGTAGGACCACTACTGACAACCGCAGATGTTGTGGTAATGACAAAGGGAGATATTGTCTCACAGGCAGAACGTGAGGTTTTCAGAGAGAGAGTACTGGAAGTCAATCCTGATAGTATGGTCATAGAAGCCAATGGACTTACAGGCAAGGGTGCCATCGAACTTGCCGAACTTATAGAGAACAGCGTCGAAACAGTAGAGGACATGGAGTTGAGATACAATCCACCGCTTGCCATCTGTACTCTTTGCAGTGGCGAAAAACGTGTGGGACGTAAGTATCACATGGGAGTTCTCCGGCATCTGGACGGTTTCATGGAATACAAGGGGGAATGAGCATTGGATGACCTATTGGAACTCCTTCCGGGATATAATTGCGGCAAATGTGGATACCAGCAATGCAGGGACCTTGCTGAGAACATCAGAACAGCCGATGATATCAGTCGTTGCCCGTTCATGGGAAAACAGCAATTCGCAAAGAACAGGAAGAAGTTGAAAGACCTTCTGAAGACAACGGTCAAACGCCTGGACATTGTTGGCGTTATTGATGGAATTGAAGCTGATTTCACCCTTGCACCGCTTGAGGGTGAGCCGACCTGCAGAGAAGACATTCACCCAATAGACGGCACCGAGTTTAAAGCAGGCGACTTTGTAAGATATAGACCCCTTGGCTGTCCGATAACACATTTTGCAAAGGTGATTGCATCAGGAAGAGGGATGACCACGATTCACATGGTAGGCCCACAGCAGCGTCTCGGAAATGAGGATATTGAATTCATCGATGGAGGTATCTGCCTTATATTCGCTTTTGACGGAAAGATAGAGCAAGGGCGTATCCCAAAGGTCGCCGAGACCGTGAAGTTCATCCCCACACACTGCATGATGCAAAAGGTTCACTCCGGCATTGTTGTCGGCATAGAGGACAGGAACATAAGGATAGAAGCTATCGATCTTAAGGTGTGGTGATACAAATAGATGCCAGTACAGCAGTGTTTGACAGTCTAAAACTGACAGGAGTGGACCTCGTAGTGAGTGTCCCATGCATAAACCTGAAAGATGTACTCACCATGATCGATAACGATCCTACGATGCTACATATTCCGGTCACACGTGAAGAGGAGGGCGTGGGCATCTGTGCCGGAGCTTACATGGGAGGAAGGATCCCCGTAATGCTAATGCAAAATTCGGGACTCGGAAACTCGATCAATGCTTTGGCATCATTGAACAACCTTTTTCATATCCCGTTACTCCTTATAATGAGCCACCGCGGCTGTGAAGGGGAGACGATCTGTGCACAATACCCAATGGGACAAATGACACCTTCATTACTCGATACCCTTGGCATACCATATGTCGTTCCCACCATCGATACTGTGGAAGATGCAATACACTATGCGTGGAGAATAGCCATTGAAAAAAAGAGACCTGTAGCAGTTCTTCTTGAGATCGGGTTCTGGGAGGCAGAATGAGACGTTTCGATGCCATTAAAGCGATAGTTCAAAAGGCAGAAGACAAGGATTCACTCCTCATCTGCAATATTGGATACCCTTCCCGCGAACTACATCACCTGAAAGACAGGAGTGCGAATTTCTACATGCTGGGCTCAATGGGACTTTCATCATCCATCGGCCTTGGAGTTGCCCTTTCAGTTCCCGACAGACATGTCATAGCAATAGACGGGGACGGTTCGGTCCTGATGAACATGGGAAGTCTTGCCACCATTGCACACCAGCATCCTGAAAATTACCTTTTGGTAGTGATAGACAATGGAGCCTACGGTTCTACCGGAAACCAGCTCACAGCCACAGCTCTTGGCACCGACCTTGCAATCGTTGCAAAAGGAGCTGGTATCGATGAAGTTCATAATACTTTCAGCGAAGAGGAATTCAGGGAGAAACTAAAAAATGTTGACAGGGGAGTAATTGTGGTGCACGTTGATGCAGGAAATTCAAAAGTTCCTGTGATTCACCTGACCCCTGAAAAGATAATCGAAAGGTTCATGTCCGAATGCGCTCGACCATCGATGTCATCCTGAAGGAACCATCAAGTATCTGTTCTTTTAACTTTTCAGATAATTCCAGAGCCCTTTTCTTATCAGACTGACGCAGGACGATAGGAACATTTGTGGACTCCCCTCCAAGCTCAAAATTGATGGAGCCAAGATTGGCAGTGAAAACATCGGTCACACACAGAGTGGAACAAAGACCGCAATTGAAACATGTGTACCGATCAAGTTTTACCTCACCGTCCCCAAAACTGATAGAAGCCATGGGACACATCTCCGCAGGTTCACACAAAGTACAGCCAATGCATTCATCCGGGCTGAAGTCTATCGCAAGGTCCGTGCCTTCCCACACATCGCCATAGTCGGAATAACCAACACATGCCCTATTATCAACGGCCATTACCGGCATCTTAAGCTGCCTGTCACGTTCCTTTATCGATTCGAGCACTGAATCACTTGTCACAGGAACAGGCACAGCCCAGGAAACAATACATTCCGGACCGGCTGAAGTGGAAAAGCCGCCCATGTATTCAGGTTTCATCTCATGCATATCCGCAAAGGCAGTAAGGTTAGGTTTTTCCGCACTGCTGCGGGTCCCGGACCCCATTATGAAACCTTCGGAGCCGTTCATGAGCATACGTGTCCCAATCCCAATAGATTCCAGGAGAGGATCGTTCTTAACCGGATTTATCTGACCGCAACCGGAAATAGTAGCCTCTGTAAGCCTTGGACCAAACTCCATGGCATGAAATATACTGGCTGCTGGCTCATCCGAAGTGTTCACAAATGCAGAATAGTTCTTGAAAGCATGCCTTGTGCCGTAAAGCATAGCATACGGCATACCATCAAGTGTTACCTGCGTCTTGAACGACTCACCATTATCAGTAATTACTTTGACCTCCACAGTCATCCTTTCTGCAAGGTCACGGAAAAGATGACCTGCACCATATCGTGAGTCATCTACACTGTGGTCTGTACCGAAAAGCATCAGGTCAAGAATGCCAAGCCTTTCGTTCGGGCATGGTCCAACGTGTGCAGGCACACCATTCATATAGACTTCTTTTGCACGTAAGAAACTATGAGAAGACTTCACAGGAAATGATAGTATCGCGTATGTGCCACTCATTATGGCACGCGTGGCTGCTGTCACAACATCCACATCTTCAGCTCTTATATCTTCCCCACTATCCACAAGATCACAGACCTGTTGAGCGGTAAGCACAACTGCATCTCCTTTTTCGATCTTGCGATTTATCTGTTCAATGCTTTGTTCCATGAGATCACCTGATCATTTCTGTTAAATATCCCCACCTACGAAAAGAGGTGTTACCTTTGATATCATTTCTGGCGAACCCATAAGTACAAGCACATCACCTGAGATCAAAACAGCATCAGCATCAGGATTTGCTATGACCTCCGAATTTCTTCGGATAGCAAGCAAAGTGACACTGTACTTTTTCCTGAGATCAAGCTGTAATAGATTTTTGCCAACTGCAAAGGAGGATGCTCGCACTCTCAGATTGGTAATATCCATTTCCGGCAGATCGATCTCCATGTCATAGATGCTCATAGCACCTGAAAGTGTCCTGAACATCTCATATCCATCTGAACGTATCTCCGAAATGAACTTCTCGATCTCATCCTTAGGAATGAGGTATCGCTTCATCAAACGCACGAATATCTCGATCGACGTTTCAAATTCTTCAGGTATTACTTCGTTGGCACCCAGCTCATAAAGCGGTTCCATTTCCTGAAGATACTGGGTACGTGCGATAATATGAATATTGGGATTCATCTTACGTGCTAATGAAATAGCCCTCCTTGTGCCTGCAGGATCAGAGATACAAACGACCATTACCCTCGCGTCTTTGATATCCGCATGTTCCAGAACACCTCGCTGGGATGAATCACCATAATAAATGAGCTCACCTTTTAGCTGCTCCTTCCTTACAGTCTCAGGGTTCGTATCAAGAACAAGATAAGGAATACCTGCAATCGTTGCAGCTTTTGCAACTGTTCTGCCATTAAAACCAAATCCTGCAATGATAAGATGATCTTCCAGATGCCCTTTCTTGTCAAGCACCGCCATCATTTTACGGGAATGAAAGCCACATTTCATTTTTGAAGGGATAGGAAGGTTCACAACTTTATCCGCAACTTTCGGGGATATGGACATCACTGAGGATGTGACCGCCATTGTAAGAATGGAGACCACAAGGAAAAGCTGATAGACCTCATCGGTGAGCAGCCCATACTCCACACCGAACGTGGAGAGAACGAAGGAGAACTCACCTACTTGTGCAAGACCAAGTCCTGCTATTACAGCCGTATGCAAAGGGAAGCCAAGCAGATACGAAGACAGCCCTGCAATTACCGATTTTAGCAATAGTACACAGGCTGCGATAATTATGAACAGGAAAGGATCATTGAAGAAGTAATCAAGGTCGAGCAGCATCCCTATGGATATGAAAAAGAAGCTCATGAAAATATCACGGAACGGGATCATGTTGCTGAGTGCCTGATGACTATATTCAGATTCAGAGATTATAAGCCCTGCAAGGAATGCGCCCAGAGCAAGGGACAGACCCAGACTTGACGTTAGCCATGCGACAGAAAGGCAAATGACTATTATACTGAGAAAGAACAATTCGGAGTCCCTTGTTTTTGTTATCTGGAAAAGTACTTGTGGAACGATCCATTTTGCGCTTGCAAAAACAAGAATTACCAAACCGATCCCTTTTGCGAGGATGGGAATGAAAGCAGCATCTGACATGGAACCAGCGCCTGCGAGGAAAGGAGTGATAAGGATCATTGGTACGACAATGACATCCTGATACAATAGAACTGCAAGTGAAAAGCGACCATGAGGTGCCTGAAGTTCCCCCCGGTTCTGCAACAGTTTAAGGACGATGGCAGTACTGCTCAGAGAGAAAAGGAAGCCAATGAAGATCGATTCGCCTATCCCATACCCCAGGTAGTTAGCAATGGAAAAAACAGCAATAGTTGTAAGAAATACCTGAATAGAGCCTCCGAACACGACCGCTCTTTTCATCTTCCAGAGATCTTTAATGGATAACTCCACACCAATAGTGAACAAAAGAAGGACAATACCTATCTCCGCAAGCACCTCGACCTCTTCAACAGCATCTATAAAACCATACCCATGAGGACCTACGAGCATTCCGGTAAAAAGAAAACCGACGATCATGGGAATGCGAAGGCGATGACATAAGTAAAGGACCACTATGGACAGACCGAAAATTATAGTAAGATCGTTTATTATCAAAGATACCACCAATCATTTTCCATTTGGTTCATATTATAAGTTAATCAAAATTCCCTAGGACAAATATATGAAGATAAAACAAAGGAACTAAAATAAAGAACTACCGGTACGAAAGTACCGGGAGTTAAGATCAAATGTTGTCCACGCCGAGAAGGCTTGC includes:
- a CDS encoding ATP-binding cassette domain-containing protein, giving the protein MNDTIKLTIMGGIDKAGIEEPVKLVEMNPGDILGIVGPTGSGKSTLIDDIEQLAQGDTPTQRRILINDTEPEMGLRVDPRRKLIAQLSQNMHFLADMTVSEFLQMHARSRGKDPELMHRVIELANRLTGEPIHEDEQLTVLSGGQSRSLMTADIAVISDSPIVLIDEIENAGIKKQEALSLLSGEGKIVVVVTHDPVLALMASRRIVIRNGGMCDIITTSAEEKEMCNRVSEVDDWLMDLREIIRRGDLVEGVA
- a CDS encoding GTP-binding protein; translation: MKLVVVAGTPGSGKTSVLLHTIKALIRRENKPAVVKVDCLWTDDDKRFGRLGVPIRVGLAKDMCPDHFTIYNTEPMIEWAEREGANVLLNETAGLCLRCAPYPDSCLAVCVIDVTTGPNTPLKVGPLLTTADVVVMTKGDIVSQAEREVFRERVLEVNPDSMVIEANGLTGKGAIELAELIENSVETVEDMELRYNPPLAICTLCSGEKRVGRKYHMGVLRHLDGFMEYKGE
- a CDS encoding (Fe-S)-binding protein, translating into MDDLLELLPGYNCGKCGYQQCRDLAENIRTADDISRCPFMGKQQFAKNRKKLKDLLKTTVKRLDIVGVIDGIEADFTLAPLEGEPTCREDIHPIDGTEFKAGDFVRYRPLGCPITHFAKVIASGRGMTTIHMVGPQQRLGNEDIEFIDGGICLIFAFDGKIEQGRIPKVAETVKFIPTHCMMQKVHSGIVVGIEDRNIRIEAIDLKVW
- the comD gene encoding sulfopyruvate decarboxylase subunit alpha; this encodes MVIQIDASTAVFDSLKLTGVDLVVSVPCINLKDVLTMIDNDPTMLHIPVTREEEGVGICAGAYMGGRIPVMLMQNSGLGNSINALASLNNLFHIPLLLIMSHRGCEGETICAQYPMGQMTPSLLDTLGIPYVVPTIDTVEDAIHYAWRIAIEKKRPVAVLLEIGFWEAE
- the comE gene encoding sulfopyruvate decarboxylase subunit beta encodes the protein MRRFDAIKAIVQKAEDKDSLLICNIGYPSRELHHLKDRSANFYMLGSMGLSSSIGLGVALSVPDRHVIAIDGDGSVLMNMGSLATIAHQHPENYLLVVIDNGAYGSTGNQLTATALGTDLAIVAKGAGIDEVHNTFSEEEFREKLKNVDRGVIVVHVDAGNSKVPVIHLTPEKIIERFMSECARPSMSS
- a CDS encoding methanogenesis marker 16 metalloprotein; its protein translation is MEQSIEQINRKIEKGDAVVLTAQQVCDLVDSGEDIRAEDVDVVTAATRAIMSGTYAILSFPVKSSHSFLRAKEVYMNGVPAHVGPCPNERLGILDLMLFGTDHSVDDSRYGAGHLFRDLAERMTVEVKVITDNGESFKTQVTLDGMPYAMLYGTRHAFKNYSAFVNTSDEPAASIFHAMEFGPRLTEATISGCGQINPVKNDPLLESIGIGTRMLMNGSEGFIMGSGTRSSAEKPNLTAFADMHEMKPEYMGGFSTSAGPECIVSWAVPVPVTSDSVLESIKERDRQLKMPVMAVDNRACVGYSDYGDVWEGTDLAIDFSPDECIGCTLCEPAEMCPMASISFGDGEVKLDRYTCFNCGLCSTLCVTDVFTANLGSINFELGGESTNVPIVLRQSDKKRALELSEKLKEQILDGSFRMTSMVERIRT